One region of Drosophila teissieri strain GT53w chromosome 2L, Prin_Dtei_1.1, whole genome shotgun sequence genomic DNA includes:
- the LOC122626418 gene encoding odorant receptor 30a yields MELNSMDTVEMPIFGSTLKLMKFWSYLFVHNWRRYVAMAPYIIINCTQYVDIYLSTESLDFIIRNVYLAVLFTNTVVRGVLLCVQRFSYERFINILKSFYMELLQSDDPTISLLVEETTRLSVFISRINLLMGCCTCIGFVTYPIFGSERVLPYGMYLPTIDEYKYASPYYEIFFVIQAIMAPMGCCMYIPYTNMVVTFTLFAILMCRVLQHKLRSLEKLKSHQVRGELIWCIKYQLKLTGFVDSMNALNTHLHLVEFLCFGAMLCVLLFSLIIAQTIAQTVIVIAYMVMIFANSVVLYYVANELYFQSFDIAIAAYESNWMDFDVDTQKTLKFLIMRSQKPLAILVGGTYPMNLKMLQSLLNAIYSFFTLLRRVYG; encoded by the exons ATGGAATTGAACTCGATGGATACGGTGGAGATGCCCATTTTCGGAAGCACTCTCAAGCTAATGAAGTTCTGGTCATATCTGTTTGTTCACAACTGGCGCCGCTACGTCGCAATGGCTCCGTACATTATCATCAACTGTACTCAGTATGTGGACATATATCTGAGCACCGAGTCCTTGGACTTTATCATCAGGAATGTTTACCTGGCTGTATTGTTCACAAACACGGTGGTCAGAGGTGTATTGTTGTGCGTGCAGCGCTTTAGTTACGAGCgattcattaatattttgaagAGCTTCTACATGGAGTTGTTG CAATCGGATGACCCCACCATCAGCCTCTTGGTGGAGGAAACCACACGGCTATCAGTTTTCATTAGCAGGATTAATTTGTTAATGGGCTGCTGCACTTGCATTGGCTTCGTTACATATCCCATTTTTGGTTCGGAAAGAG TTCTGCCATATGGCATGTACTTGCCCACCATTGATGAGTACAAATACGCATCGCCCTACTACGAGATTTTCTTTGTGATCCAAGCCATTATGGCTCCAATGGGCTGTTGCATGTACATACCGTACACAAACATGGTAGTGACCTTTACCCTTTTCGCCATACTCATGTGTCGAGTTCTGCAGCACAAGTTGAGAAGCCTAGAAAAGCTGAAAAGTCACCAAGTGCGTGGCGAACTCATATGGTGCATAAAATACCAGTTAAAATTAACAGG ATTTGTGGACTCAATGAATGCCTTGAACACCCATCTGCATTTGGTGGAGTTCCTTTGCTTTGGGGCCATGCTCTGTGTTCTGCTTTTCTCCTTGATAATT GCACAAACTATTGCTCAGACCGTGATAGTCATTGCATACATGGTAATGATATTTGCCAACAGTGTGGTCCTCTACTACGTGGCCAATGAACTATACTTTCAA AGCTTTGATATCGCCATTGCCGCCTATGAGAGCAATTGGATGGACTTTGATGTGGACACACAAAAGACTTTGAAGTTCCTCATCATGCGCTCACAAAAGCCCTTGGCG ATTCTGGTGGGTGGCACCTATCCCATGAACTTGAAAATGCTCCAGTCACTACTGAACGCCATTTACTCCTTCTTCACCCTTCTGCGTCGCGTTTACGGCTAA